The proteins below come from a single Streptomyces tubercidicus genomic window:
- a CDS encoding AfsR/SARP family transcriptional regulator — protein MEFSLLGPIAVTTGSTELSLGPAKRRSVLALLLLQPNTTVPLEQLIDSLWEDEPPEHARTVVQGHVSRLRATLAEGGAEAYGIELTTHGSAYLLRLPEELIDAHRFGELVALARPEAAPADAVPLLREALGLWRGPALTGTVTSPPFAAAAHALEERRLTAVEALGRAHGTLGEHEQAAAILYSAAVNHPLREGLIAGLMRALFRTGRQSDALEWFHRTRRLLNEELGVDPGERLRGAYEEILRAEAADGGRAKPTGGARTGAASGGAAAGHGRGAAPEGGRSSAAGHGPRPVAATGQGPVPDGTGAADARGGDAPGGDRARAGAADGARAGSGSARAGAAPRLLPRPPARFLGREEELGALTAVLADRTTGESPLAVVAGPAGVGKTACAVQWAHQHAGSFPDGQLFADLRGFGEGDEAPPAEILRDFLLALGTPPERVPTSAQAASALFRSLVAERRLLVVLDNARSSAQVRPLLPGGPHCATVVTSRSRLDGLVATDCARPVGLQTLGHEEGAALLGAMLGPERVAEDPAAARELVDLCDGLPLALRAAAAQLTARPRWRLARLAAALRDERRRLALLSAEDTGIAAALRMSVARLSADDAQLLSALATSADGHLNTALAAALAGYDPERTQDGLDRLAEMHLVDEEATDVYTISTLTQLFARDERGEGGDGSKGE, from the coding sequence TTGGAGTTCTCACTGCTCGGCCCGATCGCCGTGACGACCGGCTCCACGGAGCTGTCGCTCGGGCCCGCCAAACGGCGCAGTGTCCTGGCGCTGCTGTTGCTGCAGCCCAATACCACCGTCCCACTGGAGCAGCTGATCGACTCCCTGTGGGAGGACGAGCCACCCGAACACGCCCGTACGGTCGTCCAGGGGCACGTCTCACGGCTGCGCGCCACCCTCGCCGAGGGCGGTGCGGAGGCGTACGGCATCGAGCTGACCACGCATGGCTCGGCCTATCTCCTGCGGCTGCCGGAGGAGCTGATCGACGCTCACCGTTTTGGTGAGCTGGTGGCGCTGGCGCGCCCCGAGGCGGCACCGGCCGATGCCGTACCACTCCTGCGCGAGGCGCTCGGTCTGTGGCGCGGGCCCGCACTGACCGGCACGGTCACCAGCCCGCCGTTCGCCGCCGCCGCCCATGCGCTGGAGGAGCGGCGGCTGACGGCCGTGGAGGCACTGGGCCGGGCGCACGGCACGCTCGGCGAGCATGAGCAGGCCGCGGCCATCCTCTACTCCGCGGCCGTCAACCACCCCCTGCGCGAGGGCCTGATCGCCGGGCTGATGCGGGCGCTGTTCCGTACGGGGCGGCAGTCCGATGCGCTGGAGTGGTTCCACCGCACCCGCCGTCTGCTCAACGAGGAGCTGGGCGTCGATCCCGGCGAGCGGCTGCGCGGCGCCTACGAGGAGATTCTGCGCGCGGAGGCGGCCGACGGGGGCCGGGCGAAGCCGACGGGCGGGGCGCGGACCGGCGCCGCTTCCGGTGGCGCCGCCGCCGGGCACGGTCGCGGCGCGGCTCCGGAAGGAGGCCGTTCCTCGGCGGCGGGCCATGGGCCGCGACCCGTTGCGGCCACCGGACAGGGACCCGTACCGGACGGCACCGGTGCCGCGGACGCCCGCGGTGGCGACGCGCCAGGCGGCGACCGGGCGCGGGCGGGCGCGGCGGACGGCGCCCGTGCCGGGTCCGGTTCGGCGCGGGCCGGTGCGGCACCACGGTTGCTGCCCCGTCCCCCGGCCCGCTTCCTGGGTCGGGAGGAAGAACTCGGCGCACTGACGGCCGTCCTGGCGGACCGTACGACCGGCGAGAGTCCGCTGGCGGTGGTGGCGGGACCGGCCGGCGTCGGCAAGACCGCCTGCGCCGTCCAGTGGGCGCATCAGCACGCCGGATCCTTCCCCGACGGCCAGCTCTTCGCCGATCTGCGGGGCTTCGGCGAGGGCGACGAGGCACCGCCGGCCGAGATCCTGCGCGACTTCCTGCTCGCGCTCGGCACTCCGCCGGAGCGGGTGCCCACGTCGGCCCAGGCCGCGTCCGCGCTGTTCCGGTCGCTGGTCGCGGAGCGCCGGCTGCTGGTCGTCCTGGACAATGCGCGCAGCTCGGCGCAGGTCCGGCCGCTGCTGCCCGGCGGCCCGCACTGCGCCACGGTCGTCACCAGCCGCAGCCGCCTCGACGGGCTGGTCGCCACCGACTGCGCCCGGCCGGTCGGCCTCCAGACGCTCGGCCACGAGGAAGGCGCGGCGCTGCTCGGTGCCATGCTCGGCCCGGAGCGGGTCGCCGAGGACCCGGCGGCCGCCCGCGAACTGGTCGATCTGTGCGACGGGCTGCCGCTGGCGCTGCGGGCCGCCGCCGCCCAGCTGACCGCCCGGCCGCGCTGGCGGCTGGCCCGGCTGGCCGCGGCGCTGCGCGACGAACGGCGGCGGCTGGCGCTGCTGTCCGCGGAGGACACCGGGATCGCGGCGGCCCTGCGGATGTCCGTCGCCCGGCTGTCGGCCGACGACGCCCAGTTGCTCAGCGCACTGGCGACCAGCGCGGACGGGCATCTCAACACCGCGCTGGCGGCGGCACTCGCCGGATACGACCCGGAGCGCACCCAGGACGGTCTGGACCGGCTCGCGGAGATGCATCTGGTGGACGAGGAGGCCACCGATGTCTACACGATCAGCACGCTGACGCAGTTGTTCGCGCGGGACGAGCGCGGGGAGGGCGGCGACGGGAGCAAGGGGGAGTGA